A window of the Citrus sinensis cultivar Valencia sweet orange chromosome 9, DVS_A1.0, whole genome shotgun sequence genome harbors these coding sequences:
- the LOC102620713 gene encoding myosin-15 isoform X3 → MMEQYKGAPFGELSPHVFAVADASYRAMISEHQSQSILVSGESGAGKTETTKLIMQYLTFVGGRAVGDDRNVEQQVLESNPLLEAFGNARTVRNDNSSRFGKFVEIQFDTNGRISGAAIRTYLLERSRVVQITDPERNYHCFYQLCASGRDAEKYKLDHPSHFHYLNQSKVYELDGVSSAEEYMKTKRAMDIVGISHEDQEAIFRTLAAILHLGNIEFSPGKEHDSSVIKDQKSSFHLQMAADLFMCDVNLLLATLCTRTIQTREGSIIKALDCNAAVASRDALAKTVYSRLFDWLVEKINRSVGQDMNSQMQIGVLDIYGFESFKHNSFEQFCINFANEKLQQHFNEHVFKMEQEEYRREEINWSYIEFIDNQDVLDLIEKKPIGIIALLDEACMFPKSTHATFSTKLFQNFRAHPRLEKAKFSETDFTISHYAGKVTYQTNTFLDKNRDYVVVEHCNLLSSSKCPFVAGLFPVLSEESSRSSYKFSSVASRFKQQLQALMETLNSTEPHYIRCVKPNSLNRPQKFENPSILHQLRCGGVLEAVRISLAGYPTRRTYSDFVDRFGLLALEFMDESYEEKALTEKILRKLKLENFQLGRTKVFLRAGQIGILDSRRAEVLDSAARCIQHRWRTFIAHRNFVSIRAAAFVLQALCRGCLARKLYGVKRETAAAISLQKYVRWWLSRRAFLKLSLAAIVIQSNIRGFSIRERFLHRKRHKAATVIQACWRMCKFRSAFQHHQTSIIAIQCRWRQKLAKRELRRLKQVANEAGALRLAKNKLERQLEDLTWRVQLEKKLRVSTEEAKSVEISKLQKLLESLNLELDAAKLATINECNKNAMLQNQLELSLKEKSALERELVAMAEIRKENAVLKSSLDSLEKKNSTLELELIKAQKENNNTIEKLREVEQKCSSLQQNMQSLEEKLSHLEDENHVLRQKALSVSPKSNRFGLPKAFSDKYTGSLSLPHVDRKPIFESPTPSKLITPFSHGLSESRRTKLTAERYQENLEFLSRCIKENLGFNNGKPVAACIIYKSLVHWQAFESERTAIFDYIIEGINDVLKVGDENSILPYWLSNASALLCLLQRSLRSNGLLTANTPRTTGSTGLPGRIAYGIKSPFKYIGFGDGIPHVEARYPAILFKQQLTACVEKIFGLIRDNLKKELSPLLGSCIQVPKTARVHAGKLSRSPGVQQQSHTSQWDNIIKFLDSLMRRLRENHVPSFFIRKLITQVFSFINISLFNSLLLRRECCTFSNGEYVKSGLAELEKWIVSAKEEFAGTSWHELNYIRQAVGFLVIHQKRKKSLDEIRQDLCPALTVRQIYRICTMYWDDKYGTQSVSNEVVAQMREILNKDNHNLSSNSFLLDDDLSIPFSTEDIDMAIPVTDPADTHIPAFLSEYPCAQFLVQHEK, encoded by the exons ATGATGGAGCAGTACAAGGGAGCTCCTTTTGGTGAGCTAAGTCCCCATGTTTTTGCTGTAGCTGATGCATCATACAG AGCAATGATAAGTGAGCATCAAAGTCAGTCAATTTTGGTCAGTGGAGAAAGTGGTGCTGGGAAAACTGAGACAACAAAACTGATTATGCAGTATCTAACTTTTGTTGGTGGGCGAGCTGTTGGGGATGACAGAAATGTTGAGCAGCAAGTTCTTGAA TCAAATCCCCTCTTGGAGGCATTTGGGAATGCGAGGACTGTAAGAAATGACAACTCTAG CCGATTTGGCAAGTTTGTTGAGATCCAATTTGACACAAATGGTCGAATATCTGGTGCGGCAATCAGAACTTACCTTCTAGAAAGGTCCCGTGTAGTTCAGATAACAGATCCGGAAAGGAATTATCACTGCTTTTATCAGTTATGTGCGTCTGGGAGG GATGCAGAAAAATACAAACTTGACCACCCAAGCCACTTTCACTACTTAAATCAAAGTAAGGTCTATGAACTAGATGGAGTGAGCAGCGCTGAGGAGTACATGAAgacaaaaagggcaatggatATTGTTGGTATAAGTCATGAGGATCag GAAGCTATTTTTCGCACCTTAGCTGCAATTCTGCATCTGGGCAACATTGAATTTTCTCCTGGGAAAGAGCACGACTCTTCTGTTATAAAGGATCAGAAATCTAGTTTTCATTTGCAGATGGCTGCTGATCTTTTTAT GTGTGATGTAAACCTTTTGCTGGCTACACTCTGTACTCGTACAATTCAAACTCGTGAAGGAAGTATTATCAAAGCACTCGACTGTAACGCTGCTGTTGCTAGTCGTGATGCGTTGGCGAAGACTGTTTATTCTCGACTATTTGACTG GCTTGTtgaaaaaatcaatagatCTGTTGGGCAAGATATGAACTCCCAGATGCAAATTGGGGTTCTGGACATTTACGGCTTTGAAAGCTTTAAACATAACAG TTTTGAGCAATTCTGCATTAATTTTGCTAATGAGAAGTTGCAGCAACATTTTAATGAG CACGTTTTTAAGATGGAGCAAGAAGAGTATAGGAGAGAAGAGATTAATTGGAGCTACATTGAATTTATAGACAATCAAGATGTTTTAGATTTGATTGAGAAG AAACCTATTGGGATAATTGCTCTCTTGGATGAAGCTTG CATGTTTCCCAAATCAACTCATGCGACATTTTCAACTAAGCTGTTTCAGAATTTCCGAGCCCATCCAAGACTGGAAAAGGCAAAGTTTTCAGAAACGGACTTTACCATTTCCCATTATGCTGGCAAG GTGACCTATCAAACAAACACTTTTTTAGACAAAAATCGTGATTATGTTGTGGTAGAACACTGCAATCTTTTGTCTTCTTCCAAATGCCCTTTTGTTGCTGGTCTTTTCCCTGTGCTATCAGAGGAGTCTTCCAGATCATCatacaaattttcttctgtggCCTCAAGATTCAAG CAACAACTTCAAGCACTTATGGAAACCCTCAACTCGACAGAGCCTCATTACATACGCTGTGTGAAGCCCAACTCCCTGAATCGACCTCAAAAATTTGAGAATCCCAGCATCTTACATCAATTACGCTGTGGG GGTGTTCTGGAAGCGGTTCGGATAAGTCTGGCAGGTTATCCAACTCGAAGGACTTACTCAGATTTTGTGGACCGCTTTGGACTATTAGCTCTTGAATTTATGGATGAAAG TTATGAAGAAAAAGCTTTGACGGAAAAAATTTTGCGAAAGTTAAAGCTTGAGAACTTTCAG ctGGGGAGGACAAAAGTGTTTCTGAGGGCTGGTCAGATAGGCATTTTAGACTCTAGACGGGCTGAGGTCCTGGACAGTGCTGCAAGGTGTATTCAACACCGATGGCGAACATTTATTGCACATAGGAATTTTGTCTCAATCCGTGCTGCTGCATTTGTCCTCCAAGCACTATGCAGAG GATGCCTTGCTAGAAAATTGTATGGTGTGAAACGAGAGACAGCTGCTGCTATTTCATTACAGAAGTATGTCCGCTGGTGGCTATCAAGGCGTGCATTCTTGAAATTGTCTTTGGCTGCTATCGTTATACAGTCCAATATCCGTGGCTTCTCAATTCGGGAAAGATTCCTCCACAGAAAGAGGCATAAAGCTGCCACTGTAATTCAG GCTTGTTGGAGGATGTGCAAGTTCCGTTCTGCATTCCAGCATCATCAAACTTCTATCATAGCTATACAATGTCGGTGGAGGCAAAAACTGGCAAAACGAGAGCTTCGAAGGCTTAAACAG GTGGCTAATGAAGCAGGTGCATTACGTTTAGCTAAGAATAAACTTGAGAGGCAGTTGGAAGATCTCACTTGGCGGGTGCagttagaaaagaaattgagg GTTTCGACTGAGGAGGCTAAGTCAGTTGAAATTTCAAAGCTCCAAAAGTTGTTAGAGTCTTTGAATCTTGAGTTGGATGCAGCTAAGTTGGctacaattaatgagtgtaaCAAAAATGCGATGCTGCAAAATCAACTAGAGCTATCATTGAAGGAGAAATCTGCTTTAGAAAGAGAACTTGTGGCAATGGCTGAAATCAGGAAGGAAAATGCAGTATTAAAG AGTTCTTTGGATTCCTTGGAAAAGAAGAACTCTACTCTGGAGCTTGAGCTTATCAAGGCccagaaagaaaataataataccatTGAGAAGTTGAGGGAAGTTGAACAAAAATGTTCTAGTCTCCAGCAAAACATGCAAAG TCTGGAAGAGAAGCTCTCACATTTGGAAGATGAGAATCATGTATTGCGGCAAAAGGCATTGAGTGTATCTCCTAAAAGCAATCGCTTTGGTCTCCCAAAGGCATTCTCAGAT AAGTACACAGGATCACTTTCTCTTCCTCACGTTGATCGAAAGCCCATATTT GAGTCACCCACGCCTTCAAAACTTATTACACCATTTTCACACGGCTTATCAGAATCACGGCGAACAAAATTAACTGCAGAGAGATATCAG GAGAACTTAGAATTTCTCTCACGGTGTATCAAAGAAAATTTGGGGTTTAATAATGGCAAACCGGTGGCTGCCTGTATCATATACAAATCTCTTGTTCATTGGCAAGCCTTTGAGTCTGAAAGGACTGCTATCTTTGACTATATCATTGAGGGAATCAATGATGTTCTCAAG GTTGGGGATGAGAACAGCATCTTACCTTATTGGCTGTCTAATGCCTCTGCACTGCTATGCCTCCTGCAGAGGAGTTTAAGATCAAATGGTCTTTTAACTGCAAATACTCCACGTACCACAGGTTCCACTGGCTTACCTGGCAGGATTGCATAT GGTATAAAATCTCCATTCAAATATATTGGATTTGGGGATGGCATTCCACATGTTGAAGCAAGATATCCAGCAATACTATTCAAACAACAATTAACTGCTTGTGTAGAGAAAATCTTTGGCTTGATTCGTGACAATTTAAAGAAAGAATTGTCTCCACTATTGGGTTCATGCATCCAG GTGCCCAAAACTGCACGAGTACATGCTGGAAAATTATCTAGATCACCAGGTGTTCAGCAGCAATCACATACTAGTCAGTGGGACAACATCATCAAATTTTTGGATTCTCTTATGAGACGTTTGCGTGAGAATCAT GTACCTTCCTTTTTCATCCGTAAGCTCATTACCCAGGTTTTCTCTTTCATCAATATATCTCTTTTCAACAG TCTGCTCCTGCGACGTGAATGTTGCACATTCTCAAATGGGGAATATGTGAAATCTGGTTTGGCAGAGCTAGAGAAATGGATAGTCAGTGCAAAGGAGGAG TTTGCAGGAACTTCTTGGCACGAGCTAAATTATATTAGACAAGCAGTTGGATTTCTG GTAATACATCAGAAGAGAAAAAAGTCTTTGGATGAGATTCGACAGGATTTATGTCCG GCATTGACGGTTAGGCAAATATATCGAATATGTACTATGTACTGGGATGACAAATATGGCACACAGAGTGTATCAAATGAG GTGGTTGCTCAAATGAGAGAGATCTTGAACAAGGACAATCATAATCTATCATCAAATTCATTCTTGCTGGATGATGATCTAAG CATTCCTTTCTCAACAGAAGATATAGATATGGCGATTCCTGTAACAGATCCTGCAGATACTCACATTCCAGCATTTTTATCTGAATATCCTTGTGCACAATTTCTGGTCCAGCATGAGAAGTAA